The following DNA comes from Bradyrhizobium sp. SK17.
GCGTGAACATTGAAAGCTTGCCGTCTGCGCTGCGCGGCCAATCGGCTTCGGGGCGGTCCCAATAGAGCTCGACGCCGTTCTCGTCGGGATCGCGCAGGTACAGCGCCTGGCTGACGCCATGGTCGCTGGCGCCATCGAGCTGGATGCCGGCCGAGATCACCCGGTGCAGCGCGTCGGCGAGCGCGGGGCGGGTCGGGTAGAGGATGGCGGTGTGGAACAGGCCGGTGGTGCCTGATGGCGGCGGGTGGCCGCCCTTGCTCTCCCAGGTATTGAGGCCGATGTGGTGGTGATAGCCGCCGGCCGAGATGAAGGCCGCGCCGGAGCTCATGCGCTGCTGCAACTCGAAGCCGAGCACGCCGCAATAGAAGCCGAGCGCACGGTCCAGGTCGGCCACCTTGAGATGGACATGCCCGATCCGCGTGCCCGCGATGATGGGAGGATTTTGCGACATAGACTGCTCCGCTGGCGTCAGCGCCCTGCTGCTCAGGGCAAGGCTTCGCCGCCTGATATAGTCCGGATTTGCCTGGACCGGAGCAATCCATCCGGAAACGCAGCGTTTCCGAACGGCGCCACGGTCCGCCTGACCTAGCAGAGCTCCGACAACTCGCCGCCGGGCAGCTGGAACTCGAACGTGTTCAGCGTCATCGACACCATCGTGTAGTAGCCGCACAGGCCGATCACCTCGACGAGGCCACGCTGGCTCAGCACCTCGATCGCCTCGTCATACAGTGCCTTCGGCAGGCCGTGACCTTCGTGCAGCGCCTTGGCGACGTCGTAGATCACCCTGGCCTTGGGATCGTCGAAGGTCGGCGTCCGGCGCACGCGGATGTCCTCGATGATCTTCGGATCGAGGCCGCCCTTCAGCGCGAGCCGCTTGTGGGCGTACCATTCGTAATGCGCGGTCCAGTGCCGGGCGGTGACGAGGATCGCGATCTCCGACAGCTTTGCGGGAAAGATCGTGTCGAAGCGCAAGACCTCGCCGAGCCGCGTGGCATGCCGCGCCATCTCCGGGCTGTTCAGCCAGGCCAGCATCGGCGCCGGTGGCGCGCCGCGCTTGCCGGCGATCGACTCGTCGTAGGTTTCTTTCTGGGCGGCGTTCATTTCGCTAGGCGAAAGCAGCTTCAGCCGCATGTCCGTTTTCTCTTGTTTTTCAAGCGTTACCCCATCTCGGCGATACACCCGAACCTGCAAGGTGAGTAGCGACGCCAGAGCATGGCGCGGCCGCGAGGCATATTGAATTCGGCGGCTGCGTAGGTCTAAGGTCGAATCCAATTCGTCGATTTTGAGTGGAAACGCACCCATGGCTGACCTTGAGACATTCCGCGCCGAGACCCGCGCCTGGCTGGAGCAGAACTGCCCGCCGGAGATGCGCAAGCCGATGGCCTCGGATGGCGACACCTTCTGGGGTGGCCGCAACACGAAATTCTCCTCCGAAGCGCAGCGCGTCTGGTTCGAGCGGATGCGCGACAAGGGCTGGACCGTTCCGCATTGGCCGAAGGAATATGGCGGCGGAGGCCTCGACGGCGAGGAAGCCAAGATCGTGCGCCAGGAGATGGCGGCGATCGGCGCGCGCCAGCCGCTGACCTCGTTCGGCATCTCGATGCTCGGGCCGGCGCTGCTGCAATACGGCACCGAGGAGCAGAAGAAGGAGCATCTGCCGAAGATCGCCGCGGGCCTGATCCGCTGGTGCCAGGGTTATTCCGAGCCGAACGCCGGCTCCGACCTCGCTTCGCTGCAAACCCGCGCGATCGGCGACGGCGACGACTACATCATCAACGGCCAGAAGATCTGGACCTCCTACGCCAACTATGCCGACTGGATCTTCTGCCTGGTGCGCACCGATCCGGCCGCCAAGAAGCATGACGGCATCAGCTTCATCCTGTTCGACATGACCTCGAAGGGCGTGTCGACCAAGCCGATCCTGCTGATCTCCGGCTATTCGCCATTCTGCGAAACCTTCTTCGACAATGTCCGGGTGCCGAAGTCGCATGTCGTCGGCACCGTCAATCGCGGCTGGGATGTCGCGAAGTATCTGTTGCAGCATGAGCGCGCGATGATCTCGGGCATGGGCGAGCGCGGCGTCGGCCGTCCGCTCGGCCAGATCGCCGCCGACTCGGTCGGCGCGGATGCGCAAGGCAAGCTCGACGATGCCCAACTGCGCAGCCAGATCGCGAATTTCGAGGTCGATGAGGCGGCGCTTGCCGCGGCGGCCGAGCGCGCGGTCGATCTCGCCAAGGCCGGGCAGTCGCATCCGGCGTTCTCGTCGGCGATGAAATATTACGGCACCGAGCTCAACAAGCGCCGCTACGAGATCCTGATGTCCGCGGGCGGCAGCGACGCGCTGGAATGGGAGAGCGACCGTTCCCGCGGCGGCGCCCGTCCGCGCGCCTGGCTGCGCACCAAGGCCAACTCGATCGAGGGCGGCACCTCTGAGGTGATGCTCGGCATCGTCGCCAAGCGCATCCTCGATCTGCCCGGCGCGTGACGCACAATCTCACCACACGTCATTCCGGGATGGCCCGCAGGGCCAGGCCCGGAATCCATAACCACGATCGTGCGTATGGATTCCGGGCTCGCGACGATGTCGCGCCCCGGAATGACGAGATTAACATCTGAAGAGCGGAATCCATCCATGGCCCTCGTCCTCACCGAAGAACAATCCATGCTGCGCGACAGTGCGCGCGGTCTCATCAGCGACAAGGCGCCGGTGGCGCATCTGCGCGGCCTGCGCGATGCCAAGGACACCACCGGCTTCTCGCGCGAGCTCTGGAAGACGTTTGCCGAGATGGGCTTCTCCGGCCTCTTGGTGCCGGACCAGTTCGGTGGCAGCGGGCTGGGCTGCGTCGAGGCCGGCATCGTCATGGAGGAGATCGGTCGCACCTTGATGCCGTCGCCGTTCCTTTCGACCTCGGTGCTTGCGGCCTCAGCGCTGGTGCGCGGCGGCAGCGACGCGCAGAAGGCGCAGCATCTGCCCAAGATCGCCGACGGCTCGCTGCTGGCGGCACTCGCGATCGATGAAGGCGCCAAGCATCGCCCGCTGCAAACCAAATTGCAGGCCACGCGCTCCGGCAACGGCTTCAAGCTGTCGGGCGACAAGGCCTTCGTGGTCGACGGTCACACCGCCGACCTGCTGATCGTCGCCGCGCGCAGCGCGGGCAGCACCGGCGACAGGAACGGGCTGACGCTGTTCCTGGTCGATCCCAAGGCGAAGGGGCTCGCGATCGAGCGCACCGCGATGGTCGATTCGCACAATGCCGCGCGCATCGTGTTCGACAATGTCGAGGTCAACGCCGACAGCGTGCTCGGCGAGGTCGATCAGGGCTTTGGGCTGCTCGAGAGCGTGCTCAATATCGGCCGCGGCGCGGTCGCCTCAGAAATGGTCGGTCTCTCCGACGAGGTGTTCGGCCGCACCGTGACCTACCTGAAGGAGCGCAAGCAGTTCGGCAAGGCGATCGGCGAATTCCAGGCGTTGCAGCACCGCGCCGCCCAGATCTACATCGATATCGAGATCACCCGCGCCGCGGTCCTGAAGGCGCTACAGGCGCTCGATACCAACATCGACAAGGCCGCGACCGCGGTCGCGGTGGCAAAGGCGCGCGCCGGCACCACGGCGACGCTGGCCGTGCAGGAAGGCGTGCAGATGCACGGCGGCATGGGCATGACCGACCAGTTCGACATCGGCTTCTTCATGAAGCGCGCCCGCGTCTGCCAGGAGCTGTTCGGCGACAGCAATTTCCATACGGATCAGTTGGCGCAGGGTAAGGGATACTAAGCCGACGCGTCAGCGCAACGCCGTCGCCACACAACACACTATCATCGCCCGGTTCAACCGGGCGATCCAGTATTCCAGAGAGGTCAGTGCTTGAGCCGAGAAGCCTCGGCGTACTGGATCACCCGCTTTTTCGCGGGTGATGACAGCAGAGGGGGCGGTAGCAGCGGTGGTCTGGGCTGTGTTGCCGATCACCGGATCGGCGGCGCGTATTGCACGCCGCCGGCGTTCCAGAGCTGGTTCATGCCGCGCGGGATCTTCAGCTTGGAATCGGCGCCGACGTTGCGGTCGTAGACCTCGCCGTAATTGCCGACATGGCGGATGATGCGCACCGCCCAGTCCTTGGTCAGGCCGAGATCCTCGCCATAGGCGCCCTCGGTGCCGACCAGCCGCATCACTTCCGGCTTCTTCGACTTCAGCGCCTCGTCGATGTTCTTCGAGGTGATGCCGAGCTCCTCGGCGTTGATCATGGCGTACAGCGTCCACTTCACGATCATCATCCAGTCGTCGTCGCGCTGCCGCACCACCGGCGCCAGCGGCTCCTTGGAGATGATGTCGGCCAGGATCATGTGATCGCCCGGCTTGGAGAGGTTGAGCCGCAGCGCATAGAGCTGCGAGGCGTCCGAGGTCAGCGTGTCGCACTGGCCTGAATCATAGGCCTTCACGACGTCGTCCAGCTTGTCGAACTTCATCTCCGTGTACTTCATGTTGTTGGCACGGAAATAGTCGGCGAGGTTGAGCTGGGTCGTGGTGTTGCCCTGCACGCAGACCTTGCTGCCGTTGAGGTCGAGCGCGGAATCGATGTTGCGCGCGCGCGGGATCATGAAGCCCTGGCCGTCATAATAGGCGACCGCCGGGAAATAGAGATCGTAATTGACCTCGCGCGACATGCTCCAGGTCGAGTTGCGCGACAGGATGTCGACCTTTCGGTTCTGCAATTCCTTGAAGCGTTCGCTGGCGTCGAGCGGCACGAACTTCGCCTTGGTCGGATCGTCGAAGATCGCCGACGCCACCGCGCGGCAGAAGTCGACGTCGAAGCCGGTCCAGTTGCCCTTGTCGTCCGGGATCGAGAAGCCGGGCAGGCCCTTGTTGACGCCGCACAGCACCTCGCCGCGGCGGATGGTGCGCTTCAGGGTGCGGGTGTCGTAACGCTCATAGGTGATGGCGGCGGCCGCGACCAGCACGGCGACCGCGAGCCCGATCGTCAGGCCGCCTCGAAATGTACGCATGGGTTCTCTCTCGCGAAGGATCGGGGAAAAATCAGGTCGAATATCGCAGGCGGGGTAGCAAAGATCAGAGTTCGGGCTTCTGGCGGATGATCACCTTGGTGCCGACGGGAACGCGGTTGTAGAGATCGGTGACGTCGGCGTTGACCAGACGGAAGCAGCCGGAGGAGATCGCGGTGCCGATGGTGTCGGGCTGGTTGGTGCCGTGGATGCGGTAGACCGTGGTGCCGAGATACATCGCGCGTGCGCCGAGCGGATTGCCCGGCCCGCCCGCCATGAAGCGCGGCAGATAGGGCTGGCGCGCGATCATCTCCGGCGGCGGGGTCCAATCCGGCCATTCGGCCTTGCGGGTGATGTTGACCAGGCCCTGCCACTGGAAGCCGTCGCGGCCGACGCCGATGCCGTAGCGCAGCGCACGGCCGTTGCCCTGCACGAGATAGAGATGACGCTCGGCGGTGGAGATGATGATGGTGCCCGGCGCTTCGTTGGTCCGGTAGTACACGACCTGCTTCTGCCATTCCGGATCGAGCTGATAGCTGTCGTCCGCGATCAGGCCGGGCTCGTCGACGTCCGGCCGGCTCTGGGCGAAGCCTTGCGATGTCGACAGCACGAGCGTGCCCGCCGCGATCATCATCCAGACCAGGTGACGAAGTTTGGTCATGCAAAGCTCTCCTTGTGGCGCTGCCACCCAAATCGCGGCAACATCAAATCTCAGCGGCAGCTTGATGGCAAGTTTAGGGCGGGCGCTACCCTATATCACTGTAATGCTTCTGTTTTTTGTCGGTCGCGCTGTGCGCTTGCAACACCGCCGGCGCTATTTCGGCGCGATCCAGAGTCGCAAGGCGAAGGAGATCAGGGCCACCGTGCCGACGCCGCCGAGCCACAGCGCCACGAACCACAGCAGGCGCTGGCCGAGCGGACGCTGATCCGGATCGGGTCGTCGCATCAATGATATCCGTGGCCGGGACGCACCTTGCCGCGGAACACCCAATAGGCCCAGGCGGTGTAGCCGAGGATCAGCGGCACCAGGATCGAGACCCCGAACAGCATGAAGATCTGGCTGTTGGCGGGAGCTGCCGCCTGCCAGATCGTGATGCTCTGCGGCACGATATACGGATACATGCTGATGCCGAGCCCGGCATAGGACAATGCGAACAGCGCCAGCGTCAGGAAGAACGGCTGGTGATCGTTCTTGTTGCCCAGCGCGCGCAGCAACAGCGCGGTGACCGCGGCGACCGCGATCGGCACCGGCGCGGTCAGGATGATGTTGGGCCAGGCGAACCAGCGCTGGGTGTATTGCACGCTCAGGAACGGGGTTGCGATGCTGACGGCGCCGATCGCGCACAGCATCGCCACCAGCAGGATCCAGCTCAGGTGATAGGCGCGGTCGCGCAGCTCGGCTTCGGTCTTCATCACCAGCCAGGTTGCTCCGAGCAGCGCATAGCCGATCACCAGCGCGATGCCGGTCAGCACGCTGAACGGCGTCAGCCAGTCCCACCAGCCGCCGGCATAGTGGCGTCCCTCGACATGGATGCCTTGCAGGATGGCGCCGAGCGCGATGCCTTGCGCCAGCGTCGCCACCAGCGAGCCGCCGGCAAAGGCGAGATCCCATTTGTTGCGCGCCTTCTGGGTGCGCCAGCGGAATTCGAAGGCGACGCCGCGAAACACCAGGCCGAGCAGCATCGCGATCATGGGCGTGTAGAGCGCCGGCATCAGCACCGCATAGGCCAGCGGAAATGCCGCCATCATGCCGCCGCCGCCGAGCACCAGCCAGGTCTCGTTGCCGTCCCACACCGGCGCCACCGTGTTCATGATGACGTCGCGATCGGCCTTTTGCGGAAACAGCGGAAACAGGATGCCGAGGCCGAGATCGAAGCCGTCCATCACGACATAGACGAACACGGCAAAGGCGATGATGAAGGCCCAGATGGTGGCGAGATCGATCATCGCGCGCCCTCCACGGCTGCGCCCGCGGCCGGCGTGATGCCGGCGGCGCGGGCGGGGAGATCCGGCGTCGGGCCCTGTTCGCCGGGATGCGGCGGCTGCGCCATCAGCCGCAGGATGTAGATCACGCCCGCGGTGAACACGGTGAAGTAGACGATGATGAAGGCGATCAGCGAGGAGCCGACCGCGGGCGCCGCCAGTGGCGACGCCGAGTCCACCGTGCGCAGCAGTCCGTAGACGGTGAATGGTTGCCGCCCGGTCTCGGTGGTGATCCAGCCCGCCAGCACCGCAATAAATCCGGCCGGCCCCATCAGCACCGCGAAGCGGTGCAGCAGCGGCGACTGGTACATCAGGCCGCGCCAGCGCATCAGCAGGCTGAACAGGCCGAGCCCCAGGATCAGGAAGCCGAGCCCGACCATGACGCGGAACGCCCAGAAGGTGATCGGCACCGGCGGCCAGTTCTCACGCGGCACGGTGTCGAGGCCGGCGAGCGGTGCGTCGAGCGAATGCTTGAGGATCAGCGACGACAGTTTCGGCACCTCGATCGCGTATTTCACCCTGGCGTCGCGCTCGTCGGGCCAGCCGAACAGGATCAGCGGCGCGCCGTCCTTGTGGCTCTGGAAGTGGCCTTCCATCGCCATCACCTTGGCCGGCTGATGCTCCAAGGTGTTGAGGCCGTGCTGGTCGCCGGCCAGGATCTGGATCGGCGCCACCAGGGTTGCCATCCACATCGCCATCGAGAACATCACGCGCGGCCCGGCCAGATGCTGGTCGCGCAACAGATGCCAGGCGCCGACCGCGCCGACCACCAGCGAGGTGGTGAGGTAGGCCGCCAGCACCATGTGCACGAGGCGATAGGGAAATGACGGATTGAAGATCACCTTGAACCAGTCGGCGGCGACGAACTGGCCGTCGGCGTTGACGGCATAGCCGGTCGGCGTCTGCATCCAGGAATTGGCCGACAGAATCCAGAACGCCGAGATCAGCGTGCCGATCGCGACCATCAGGGTCGCTACGAAATGCAGCCTGGGCCCGACCCGCGACAGCCCGAACAACATCACGCCGAGGAAACCGGCCTCGAGGAAGAACGCGGTCAAGACCTCGTAGGCCATCATCGGGCCGATCACCGGCCCGGTCTTGTCGGCGAACGACGCCCAGTTGGTGCCGAACTGGTAGGACATCACGATGCCCGAGACCACGCCCATGCCGAACGCGACCGCGAAGATCTTCAGCCAGTAATTGAACAGGTTGATGAAGACCTCGCGCTTGGTGATCAGCCAAAGCGCCTCCAGCACCGCGAGATAGCTCGCAAGCCCGATCGAGAATGCCGGGAACACGATATGGAACGACATCGTGAAAGCGAATTGCGCGCGGGCGAGTACGACCGCATCCCAGCCTTCGAACATGATCCACCATTTGTCGTCGACCCGGCGTGGACCTTACCACGCCGGGTGTGACGACGACACAGGGCGGATTGTCTAATCAACTATTGGCGTTGAGCAGCCGGGCGACGGTGCGGTCGATCTCGTCGTACCGCCCTTCGCCGGCATGTTGGAAGACGATCTTGCCGTTCTGGTCGATGATGTATTGCGCCGGCCAATACTGGTTACCGTAGGCGTTCCAGGTCTGCGAATTGTTGTCCTGCGCCACCGGATAGAGGATGCTGTGCCGCTTCAGCGCCGCCTGCACGTTGGACGCCGAATGCTCGAACGGGAATTCCGGCGTGTGGACGCCGATCACGACCAGGCCGCGGTCCCGGTACTTCGAATAGAGCTCGGTGACGTGCGGCAGCGTGTTGACGCAGTTGACGCAGCCATAGGTCCAGAAATCGACCAGCACGACCTTGCCGCGCAGGTCGGCAAGCCTGAGCGGCTGCGAATTGAACCAGTTGCTGATGCCGGCGAATTCAGGCGCGGTCTGGCTCTGTTCGGTGGTCATGGCGACTGCCCGCGGCACTGGCTGCGCCGGCGCGTCGGACTCGGTGCAGAGGCCGGGGATCACGGCGCCGCCGAGACCAAGCCCGGCCACCAGGG
Coding sequences within:
- a CDS encoding VOC family protein, with the protein product MSQNPPIIAGTRIGHVHLKVADLDRALGFYCGVLGFELQQRMSSGAAFISAGGYHHHIGLNTWESKGGHPPPSGTTGLFHTAILYPTRPALADALHRVISAGIQLDGASDHGVSQALYLRDPDENGVELYWDRPEADWPRSADGKLSMFTRRLDLEELLKQRAG
- a CDS encoding carboxymuconolactone decarboxylase family protein, translating into MRLKLLSPSEMNAAQKETYDESIAGKRGAPPAPMLAWLNSPEMARHATRLGEVLRFDTIFPAKLSEIAILVTARHWTAHYEWYAHKRLALKGGLDPKIIEDIRVRRTPTFDDPKARVIYDVAKALHEGHGLPKALYDEAIEVLSQRGLVEVIGLCGYYTMVSMTLNTFEFQLPGGELSELC
- a CDS encoding acyl-CoA dehydrogenase family protein, coding for MADLETFRAETRAWLEQNCPPEMRKPMASDGDTFWGGRNTKFSSEAQRVWFERMRDKGWTVPHWPKEYGGGGLDGEEAKIVRQEMAAIGARQPLTSFGISMLGPALLQYGTEEQKKEHLPKIAAGLIRWCQGYSEPNAGSDLASLQTRAIGDGDDYIINGQKIWTSYANYADWIFCLVRTDPAAKKHDGISFILFDMTSKGVSTKPILLISGYSPFCETFFDNVRVPKSHVVGTVNRGWDVAKYLLQHERAMISGMGERGVGRPLGQIAADSVGADAQGKLDDAQLRSQIANFEVDEAALAAAAERAVDLAKAGQSHPAFSSAMKYYGTELNKRRYEILMSAGGSDALEWESDRSRGGARPRAWLRTKANSIEGGTSEVMLGIVAKRILDLPGA
- a CDS encoding acyl-CoA dehydrogenase family protein produces the protein MALVLTEEQSMLRDSARGLISDKAPVAHLRGLRDAKDTTGFSRELWKTFAEMGFSGLLVPDQFGGSGLGCVEAGIVMEEIGRTLMPSPFLSTSVLAASALVRGGSDAQKAQHLPKIADGSLLAALAIDEGAKHRPLQTKLQATRSGNGFKLSGDKAFVVDGHTADLLIVAARSAGSTGDRNGLTLFLVDPKAKGLAIERTAMVDSHNAARIVFDNVEVNADSVLGEVDQGFGLLESVLNIGRGAVASEMVGLSDEVFGRTVTYLKERKQFGKAIGEFQALQHRAAQIYIDIEITRAAVLKALQALDTNIDKAATAVAVAKARAGTTATLAVQEGVQMHGGMGMTDQFDIGFFMKRARVCQELFGDSNFHTDQLAQGKGY
- a CDS encoding amino acid ABC transporter substrate-binding protein, which produces MRTFRGGLTIGLAVAVLVAAAAITYERYDTRTLKRTIRRGEVLCGVNKGLPGFSIPDDKGNWTGFDVDFCRAVASAIFDDPTKAKFVPLDASERFKELQNRKVDILSRNSTWSMSREVNYDLYFPAVAYYDGQGFMIPRARNIDSALDLNGSKVCVQGNTTTQLNLADYFRANNMKYTEMKFDKLDDVVKAYDSGQCDTLTSDASQLYALRLNLSKPGDHMILADIISKEPLAPVVRQRDDDWMMIVKWTLYAMINAEELGITSKNIDEALKSKKPEVMRLVGTEGAYGEDLGLTKDWAVRIIRHVGNYGEVYDRNVGADSKLKIPRGMNQLWNAGGVQYAPPIR
- a CDS encoding L,D-transpeptidase, whose protein sequence is MTKLRHLVWMMIAAGTLVLSTSQGFAQSRPDVDEPGLIADDSYQLDPEWQKQVVYYRTNEAPGTIIISTAERHLYLVQGNGRALRYGIGVGRDGFQWQGLVNITRKAEWPDWTPPPEMIARQPYLPRFMAGGPGNPLGARAMYLGTTVYRIHGTNQPDTIGTAISSGCFRLVNADVTDLYNRVPVGTKVIIRQKPEL
- a CDS encoding DUF2474 domain-containing protein, which encodes MRRPDPDQRPLGQRLLWFVALWLGGVGTVALISFALRLWIAPK
- the cydB gene encoding cytochrome d ubiquinol oxidase subunit II, producing MIDLATIWAFIIAFAVFVYVVMDGFDLGLGILFPLFPQKADRDVIMNTVAPVWDGNETWLVLGGGGMMAAFPLAYAVLMPALYTPMIAMLLGLVFRGVAFEFRWRTQKARNKWDLAFAGGSLVATLAQGIALGAILQGIHVEGRHYAGGWWDWLTPFSVLTGIALVIGYALLGATWLVMKTEAELRDRAYHLSWILLVAMLCAIGAVSIATPFLSVQYTQRWFAWPNIILTAPVPIAVAAVTALLLRALGNKNDHQPFFLTLALFALSYAGLGISMYPYIVPQSITIWQAAAPANSQIFMLFGVSILVPLILGYTAWAYWVFRGKVRPGHGYH
- a CDS encoding cytochrome ubiquinol oxidase subunit I, whose product is MFEGWDAVVLARAQFAFTMSFHIVFPAFSIGLASYLAVLEALWLITKREVFINLFNYWLKIFAVAFGMGVVSGIVMSYQFGTNWASFADKTGPVIGPMMAYEVLTAFFLEAGFLGVMLFGLSRVGPRLHFVATLMVAIGTLISAFWILSANSWMQTPTGYAVNADGQFVAADWFKVIFNPSFPYRLVHMVLAAYLTTSLVVGAVGAWHLLRDQHLAGPRVMFSMAMWMATLVAPIQILAGDQHGLNTLEHQPAKVMAMEGHFQSHKDGAPLILFGWPDERDARVKYAIEVPKLSSLILKHSLDAPLAGLDTVPRENWPPVPITFWAFRVMVGLGFLILGLGLFSLLMRWRGLMYQSPLLHRFAVLMGPAGFIAVLAGWITTETGRQPFTVYGLLRTVDSASPLAAPAVGSSLIAFIIVYFTVFTAGVIYILRLMAQPPHPGEQGPTPDLPARAAGITPAAGAAVEGAR
- a CDS encoding thioredoxin family protein, coding for MSLRLIAVSALVAGLGLGGAVIPGLCTESDAPAQPVPRAVAMTTEQSQTAPEFAGISNWFNSQPLRLADLRGKVVLVDFWTYGCVNCVNTLPHVTELYSKYRDRGLVVIGVHTPEFPFEHSASNVQAALKRHSILYPVAQDNNSQTWNAYGNQYWPAQYIIDQNGKIVFQHAGEGRYDEIDRTVARLLNANS